A genome region from Oryzias latipes chromosome 2, ASM223467v1 includes the following:
- the LOC101163394 gene encoding uncharacterized protein LOC101163394 isoform X2, with the protein MSEKFSRHRRAGNDIPSGRQLPRTPPMKDVKKILDFSDQDLDFKLPHQNEESNARSARDSETTADAPHSMLKGMKGYQGEFKEVQTLLKKETMALEQAWVCREKEQAELNKFPSREELSEWVQVVLRMTTPAMEFADMDVKSLLAKVTVKDVQKAIAEKKKGVAQMRKNLSIKRKKEAEEQGRLEREIASHEMKIQKLMRELSELKSELSEREAAFEPQDQPKKHKAPQENLKIQDAKTKRRGQPRKEETRQTEEPAEKASGTRRTRPVSRSSGKDEGTHKNKSGASEKSEEKTKKGAKAGRAKPKAVEEQKVNSHESVAGRGKPDEATASRARNHGKTNAGKPKATLRSGKAVGGVTEEVQNIVLRRSKRIINKR; encoded by the exons CTCCTCCCATGAAGGATGTGAAGaagattttagatttttctgatCAGGACTTGGACTTTAAGTTGCCACACCAGAATGAAGAG AGTAATGCCAGATCTGCACGTGATTCTGAAACAACTGCAg ATGCCCCTCACTCCATGCTGAAAGGGATGAAGGGATATCAG GGTGAGTTTAAAGAGGTTCAGacgctgttaaaaaaagaaaccatggCCTTGGAGCAAGCGTGGGTTTGCAGGGAGAAGGAACAAGCTGAACTCAACAAG TTTCCATCACGTGAGGAGCTCTCCGAGTGGGTCCAGGTGGTGCTCAGGATGACCACGCCTGCGATGGAGTTTGCAGACATGGATGTCAAGTCTCTCCTCGCCAAAGTGACTGTGAAAGACGTTCAAAAGGCGATTGCTGAAAAGAAGAAAGGAGTTGCACAGATGAGGAAGAACCTGTCCATAAA GAGGAAGAAAGAGGCTGAAGAACAAGGCAGGCTTGAGAGAGAAATTGCAAGCCATGAG aTGAAGATACAGAAATTGATGAGAGAGTTGTCGGAACTAAAATCTGAGCTTTCAGAGCGAGAG GCAGCATTTGAACCACAAGATCAGCCTAAAAAGCACAAAGCGCCTCAGGAGAATCTAAAAATACAAGATGCTAAGACAAAACGCAGAGGACAACCAAGAAAGGAGGAAACCCGACAGACTGAGGAGCCAGCAGAGAAAGCTAGCGGCACCAGGCGGACACGGCCGGTGAGTCGCAGCAGCGGGAAGGATGAaggcacacacaaaaacaagagtGGTGCTTCTGAGAAATCTGAAGAGAAGACCAAGAAGGGAGCAAAAGCAGGCAGAGCGAAACCAAAGGCGGTTGAGGAGCAAAAGGTCAATTCCCACGAGTCTGTAGCAGGGAGAGGAAAGCCGGATGAAGCCACAGCTTCCAGAGCCAGGAATCATGGGAAAACAAATGCTGGGAAACCTAAAGCCACATTGCGCTCAGGAAAAGCAGTAGGTGGTGTGACGGAGGAGGTTCAAAACATCGTTCTGAGACGATCCAAGAGGATTATCAACAAGAGGTGA
- the LOC101163394 gene encoding uncharacterized protein LOC101163394 isoform X1, whose protein sequence is MSEKFSRHRRAGNDIPSGRQLPRTPPMKDVKKILDFSDQDLDFKLPHQNEESNARSARDSETTADAPHSMLKGMKGYQVTQSDLEFLKKMEEEKLIKKLQGEFKEVQTLLKKETMALEQAWVCREKEQAELNKFPSREELSEWVQVVLRMTTPAMEFADMDVKSLLAKVTVKDVQKAIAEKKKGVAQMRKNLSIKRKKEAEEQGRLEREIASHEMKIQKLMRELSELKSELSEREAAFEPQDQPKKHKAPQENLKIQDAKTKRRGQPRKEETRQTEEPAEKASGTRRTRPVSRSSGKDEGTHKNKSGASEKSEEKTKKGAKAGRAKPKAVEEQKVNSHESVAGRGKPDEATASRARNHGKTNAGKPKATLRSGKAVGGVTEEVQNIVLRRSKRIINKR, encoded by the exons CTCCTCCCATGAAGGATGTGAAGaagattttagatttttctgatCAGGACTTGGACTTTAAGTTGCCACACCAGAATGAAGAG AGTAATGCCAGATCTGCACGTGATTCTGAAACAACTGCAg ATGCCCCTCACTCCATGCTGAAAGGGATGAAGGGATATCAGGTGACTCAAAGCGACCTGGAATTTCTCAAGAAGATGGAGGAGGAAAAACTCATCAAAAAGCTGCAG GGTGAGTTTAAAGAGGTTCAGacgctgttaaaaaaagaaaccatggCCTTGGAGCAAGCGTGGGTTTGCAGGGAGAAGGAACAAGCTGAACTCAACAAG TTTCCATCACGTGAGGAGCTCTCCGAGTGGGTCCAGGTGGTGCTCAGGATGACCACGCCTGCGATGGAGTTTGCAGACATGGATGTCAAGTCTCTCCTCGCCAAAGTGACTGTGAAAGACGTTCAAAAGGCGATTGCTGAAAAGAAGAAAGGAGTTGCACAGATGAGGAAGAACCTGTCCATAAA GAGGAAGAAAGAGGCTGAAGAACAAGGCAGGCTTGAGAGAGAAATTGCAAGCCATGAG aTGAAGATACAGAAATTGATGAGAGAGTTGTCGGAACTAAAATCTGAGCTTTCAGAGCGAGAG GCAGCATTTGAACCACAAGATCAGCCTAAAAAGCACAAAGCGCCTCAGGAGAATCTAAAAATACAAGATGCTAAGACAAAACGCAGAGGACAACCAAGAAAGGAGGAAACCCGACAGACTGAGGAGCCAGCAGAGAAAGCTAGCGGCACCAGGCGGACACGGCCGGTGAGTCGCAGCAGCGGGAAGGATGAaggcacacacaaaaacaagagtGGTGCTTCTGAGAAATCTGAAGAGAAGACCAAGAAGGGAGCAAAAGCAGGCAGAGCGAAACCAAAGGCGGTTGAGGAGCAAAAGGTCAATTCCCACGAGTCTGTAGCAGGGAGAGGAAAGCCGGATGAAGCCACAGCTTCCAGAGCCAGGAATCATGGGAAAACAAATGCTGGGAAACCTAAAGCCACATTGCGCTCAGGAAAAGCAGTAGGTGGTGTGACGGAGGAGGTTCAAAACATCGTTCTGAGACGATCCAAGAGGATTATCAACAAGAGGTGA
- the LOC101163394 gene encoding uncharacterized protein LOC101163394 isoform X3 → MLKGMKGYQVTQSDLEFLKKMEEEKLIKKLQGEFKEVQTLLKKETMALEQAWVCREKEQAELNKFPSREELSEWVQVVLRMTTPAMEFADMDVKSLLAKVTVKDVQKAIAEKKKGVAQMRKNLSIKRKKEAEEQGRLEREIASHEMKIQKLMRELSELKSELSEREAAFEPQDQPKKHKAPQENLKIQDAKTKRRGQPRKEETRQTEEPAEKASGTRRTRPVSRSSGKDEGTHKNKSGASEKSEEKTKKGAKAGRAKPKAVEEQKVNSHESVAGRGKPDEATASRARNHGKTNAGKPKATLRSGKAVGGVTEEVQNIVLRRSKRIINKR, encoded by the exons ATGCTGAAAGGGATGAAGGGATATCAGGTGACTCAAAGCGACCTGGAATTTCTCAAGAAGATGGAGGAGGAAAAACTCATCAAAAAGCTGCAG GGTGAGTTTAAAGAGGTTCAGacgctgttaaaaaaagaaaccatggCCTTGGAGCAAGCGTGGGTTTGCAGGGAGAAGGAACAAGCTGAACTCAACAAG TTTCCATCACGTGAGGAGCTCTCCGAGTGGGTCCAGGTGGTGCTCAGGATGACCACGCCTGCGATGGAGTTTGCAGACATGGATGTCAAGTCTCTCCTCGCCAAAGTGACTGTGAAAGACGTTCAAAAGGCGATTGCTGAAAAGAAGAAAGGAGTTGCACAGATGAGGAAGAACCTGTCCATAAA GAGGAAGAAAGAGGCTGAAGAACAAGGCAGGCTTGAGAGAGAAATTGCAAGCCATGAG aTGAAGATACAGAAATTGATGAGAGAGTTGTCGGAACTAAAATCTGAGCTTTCAGAGCGAGAG GCAGCATTTGAACCACAAGATCAGCCTAAAAAGCACAAAGCGCCTCAGGAGAATCTAAAAATACAAGATGCTAAGACAAAACGCAGAGGACAACCAAGAAAGGAGGAAACCCGACAGACTGAGGAGCCAGCAGAGAAAGCTAGCGGCACCAGGCGGACACGGCCGGTGAGTCGCAGCAGCGGGAAGGATGAaggcacacacaaaaacaagagtGGTGCTTCTGAGAAATCTGAAGAGAAGACCAAGAAGGGAGCAAAAGCAGGCAGAGCGAAACCAAAGGCGGTTGAGGAGCAAAAGGTCAATTCCCACGAGTCTGTAGCAGGGAGAGGAAAGCCGGATGAAGCCACAGCTTCCAGAGCCAGGAATCATGGGAAAACAAATGCTGGGAAACCTAAAGCCACATTGCGCTCAGGAAAAGCAGTAGGTGGTGTGACGGAGGAGGTTCAAAACATCGTTCTGAGACGATCCAAGAGGATTATCAACAAGAGGTGA